CCGAGGAGTCGGCACTCTAAGTTGGTAAAGGGGATAAGCCTTGCTGCTATGAAACCGTAAAGCTTCAAAGACAAGGGATGTGGAGTGATTGGCCGCACGAAGGATGCAGAAGGCCTTCAATATTCCAACTCAATGCCCTAGGATATGACGCATCTAGACGATAATGAGGATGATTCCCTGGATATCACGCACCAAGACGGATCGAAAAGATCAATGGATATCACACCATTGAAAGAAAAGTGAGAATCACTTTCAAAGTTCCAAAAATAATCACTCAAAAGCTTATTTTGTTCCAGTAGAGATTACAACTTATTTATAGGAAACTAAACTTGTTGAGAAAGCTATATAATTAATACATAGGAAATCAAAACATTGCATGGAGAAAAGAGAAGGTTCTTGGAAGAAGCAATCATTGCATGCAGGAGGAGAAGTTTTCCATGCAATTTAGTTTCTGATTTTCGTCACTTTTCTTGGACAGAAAAGAAACcacttgattttgatttttcttggGCTTGTAATTCCATAAAATGGGCTGGACATGTTAGCTAACATCATGGGTTGATTTCGAAATATTTTTCATGTCCATAACTTCATAAATCAGCCCAAGATCACATCATACTCcttctcttcaaaaagatttgtcctcaaatcttgCTCTCTCAAGAAATAAAACTTGAACACACACTTCAAAAAGATCCAGCAGATTTGtagaacataaataataaaactcttttttttgttgacgATGGATAGATGAGAATGGTGGATAATAGAAGTGAATACCAAACTCAGAgtgttgctctgataccaaatgatgAAAAACTCCCGAGGAGTCGACACTCTAAGTTGGTAAAGGGGATAATCCTTGCTGCTATGAAACCGTAAAGCTTCAAAGACAAGGGATGTGGAGTGAATGGTCGCACGAAGGATGCGGAAGGCCTTCGATATTCCAACTAAATGCCATAGGATATGACGCACCTAGACGACAATGAGGATGATTCCCTGGATATGACGCACCAGGATTAATCGGTTTGATCCCTTGGATATGACGCACCAAGACAGATCGAACATATCAATGGATATTACACATCATTGAAAGAAAACCGAGAATCACCCTCAAGGTTCCAAAACTAATCACTCAAatcttagtttatttcattAGAGATTACACCTTATTTATAAGAAACTAAACTTGTTGAGAAAGCTAGATAATTAATACATAGGAAATCACAAAACAATGCATGGAGGAGAGAGAAGGTTCTTGGAAGAAGCAATCCTTGCATGCAAGAGAAAGAAGCTTTCCATGcaatttagtttttgattttcgTCACTTTTCTTGGACAGCAAAGAAACCACTTGATTTTGATTCTTCTTGGGCTTGTAACTCCAGGGATGGACATGTTACCTAACATCATGGGtttatttctaaatatttttcatgtcCAGAACTTCATAAATCAGCCCAAGATCACATCATACTTctcctcttcaaaaagatttgtcctcaaatcttgCTCTCTGAAAAAGAAAACTTGAACACACACTTCCAAAAGATCCAGCAAATTTGtagaacataaataataaaactcttttttttttgtagaagatGGATAGATGAGAATGGTGGATAATAGAAGTGAATACCAAACTCAGAgtgttgctctgataccaaatgatgAAAGCCTCCCGAGGAGTCGACACTCTAAGCTGGTAAAGGAGATAAGCCTTGCTGCTATGAAacagtaaatcttcaaagacaAGAGATGTGGTGTGAATGGTCGCACGAAGGATGCAGAAGGCCTTCGATATTCCAACTCAATGCCTTAGGATATGACGCACCTAGACGACAATGAGGATGATTCTCTGGATATGACGCACCAAGACGAATTGGTTTGAACCCTTGGATATGACGCACCAAGACGAATTGGTTTGAATCCTCTCTTATTACCAATCAAAATACCACatagattaataataaaatatattatttaaaaaaaaaactaaaataatccaaaaaaataatgaCGTTCATTTTAATGACGCTAACGCCActaaataaaccctaaatcttaaatctaaaccctaaattctaaacccaaactctaaaccctaaacccaaaccttatatcttaaactcaaatcctaaaccctaaacccaaaccgtaaactctaaacccaaaccctacaccttaaactcaaaccctagatcctaaacccaaacctagactctaaacccaaatcttaaaCCTTAAAGAAACAACATCAACATTAACCCAAACCTTTAGGATATAGGATTTGGGTTCAAGGTTtacgatttgagtttagggtgtaAGGATTAAGTTTGGATATATGGTTTGAGTTTAGAGTCTAtgatttgggtttgggtttagggtttacggtttcggtttagagtttaggatttgggtttaggatataggatttgggtttagggtttacggtttgggtttagggtttaagatttgggtttagggcatagatttaaagtttaggatttagttagTGGTATTAGTATCATTAAAATTggcgttattattttttttcgattatttcagatttttttaaatagaattaatctattttattattaatcttgGTGGCATTTTAATCTAGGGTGAACCTAAGTCTTGTTCAATATATAACTGATATTTCTCTGTTGCAAGCTTTTCCCCATCTTTGCCTCTTCTTGCTGAAAAACAGTGTGTGTCGGTTTCTCATTGACTCATTGCTGAAGAAGGCTTTCGTATAAAGTAGAATCACATTATATATCTTGTTCCAAGCTAAGATAAAATTCCATTTAAGCTCCACTATTATCTCCATGCTCCTGCTCTATGCTGTCTGTGTCCAAAGGATTTAGCATTTCATTCGTTTCAGAGTCGCTGCTATCTCATTCTTGTGCGGATATCTTTCTGGTCAACACAAATCGACACGATAGACTCTAGGCATTGAGCCCAATGTCCGTGCAAATTCCACAACATACTGCACCTAAGAAACCATTTGAAACAGTGTGAATTGAGCAACCAAAACTGGAATGAAAAAGTGCTAGCAGGAAAAAGAGTACGTACGTGTCCACCAATATCAGAATCCGGACCAAACTCCATGTTTTCACCACGTATCAAACCATGAAGACTACAAGAAAATTTCAGAACAACTACAACTTAAAACTCACACGTACAGAACACCCTTACCTTCCATTAAGAGTAGCATCATATACCTTATCAAGACGATGTAAAGATTTATTCGAGACAAATCTATTCTCAAAGACGTCAACATAGCTGTTCCGAGACATTCTTCCCTTGGTGTTTCCATCACTATAAAGTATTCTTACTTTCTAAAAGGAACATGGTGAAAAAGTTTAGTTATCTCAACAGAAAAACACTCAACTGAATATCCCATAATCAATAACAAGGCTACattttttgccaaaaaaaaaatgacgacTACATTGAGTCTGTGAGAGGATGGAAGCAGGCTGACGACTAGGCTCGTAGAGGTGGAAGAGGGATTGAGGATTAGCGAGGTAAAGAAGAAAAGCTGAAATCCTCAGATACGAGCTCGTCGGTGGCAATAGAAGGGATAAAGAGTGGTGGCTCAGTGGGGAGGAAAGAGCAAGAGGTGGGGTTGATGTGGATAAGAGAGTGGTGGTCCAatgaggaagagagagaagaggatgTGATGTGGGAAAGAGAGCGGTGGCTGGGTGAGAAGTATAGCAAAACGAGAACACAAAGCAAGTCTCAAATCTTatgtatttatacatatattcagaatgtattaattaatatattttcaaatttctttaaaTAACATCTACGGACATATTATTCTACAAGAATTATTTCTAACTAAAAATGAGTTTCAAGTCTTCTAAAATCTTtatacaaagtttttttttactacaTACTGTTTACAATTGAATAACAACTGATTTGATATAGTTTTTACGAATTGTTGATTGAATAACAGGAATTGCAAATGTGTTTTAATGATTTTTCACAAATCTCATATTGAATATACTTTTAACGTCGCTTTGTAAATAATAACCGGCTTACAAAACATACAGTTTCGCAATATATTAATGCATACATCACTCATGATAATGTGTTAATCAACTTAAATCATCTGGaaaactacaattttttttgtctaatgtttggtaatactaattaaaataaaaaaacattcaaagtATAATTATTTGCAATTTTGGTACGACTACTATTCCTGGATGACTGTGTGTAAATTTGGCAGCACACATGCGAATAAAAACGTGCACCTGTATGCcaaaattcatttttacttAGATTaatacaattatacccttatattaatctaattttaactcttttttttttgacaacatccaaatttaacttaattaaaatatataatcttatatattaaaacagaagttacaaccttgattcatgtgattttttttaaaatggacctaatggacttattcttagaaagtcatgttacatttaatctctaatcttatcatttaaatgttGGGCCTAACAGAAATTTTTATTAGGttatcaataattgaatttaaacaatatatgattcattggatttatagatagtataaattaaacagataaaatttaatgttgtaatattatacctctatatattaattatttaaatatttgtcgatgttaacttttaaaattataaaaaaaaaaatttaaataacaaaaatcatattatataacaatgattaatctttactacctaaaaccaatgaaaacaaattttaatctatatagtttattttaaaaattaaacaaaaactaaatgtttaattatttactcgataatataaatttatgaagcgaattgtttaattttttaaaaactttctaaatttgtgaaatgttacaatatttttgaatatgacaataaaaaaatattttactaatctttatatatatagttacgattttaataatgaaaaaataatccgaaaatatattatatagaagaagatacaaatacttgtgaaagtttgaaacaatttattcaatgaaaaaaatataccgtaaacttattatgttttaaaaatcgatagacacatatatattataatatataccaatttataattgaaaataaaatgtttatataaaaataaataaaaacaaaaatccgcgcggttgcacggatcgagatctagtatttgttaattgttttgttaatacaattttataaataaaaagaaaaggtaaaatacaaaaaaaaaacatacgttAACCTACTTTTCACTCTCTTCTCTTGTTTACTCCGCCGAAAgcttcctcttctcttcaatggtgatttcttcttcttcacacggTTAAAATATGTCATCGCTGTTCTCTATTTCTTctttcctgtttttttttctatgttttctcTTCCTAGTATTTGTTCTTCGTCGTTTTGTTGCACTTCCATGGCAGTCCACCTTCGTTTTCTTCGGCTAAATCATACTCCAAACCTTCAATTGCATCAAATTCATCTACCTCTCGatcaatatatgttttttttttctcattcacTTAGAGCCCTATATTTAGATTGGTTTGATTTTCATCTCTTTTAATGGACTGTTCACATTTTTTATGAGCTTATGAATACTGATATTCACTGGATTATACGCTCAAACCAACCTTTAACTGATGATCATTGCTGGGTATGTGTGTCAACCTCCATGTTTCTTAAACGTAGAACATTAGTATCTTCTGTTTCTAGTTTACAAGTTAGTGAGTACATTGTTATACTTTGTTACAAAGCTCCAGAGTTGCTCCTTAATTGCTCAGAGTAAACAGCATCAATTGATATCTGGTCCGTAGGTTGTATTCTCGGTGAAACAATGACAAGAGAGCTTTTGTTTCCGGTTAAGAACTCTCTTTCTCTTACTGTGATTCTCAAGGATTCAAGCTTGGGGTTCTTAAGGAGTGACAACACAAGGAGATAAGGAGATACGTTAGACAGCTTCCACAGTACCCTGAGACAAAGTCAAGTTCAATCCTCAAGACTAACAGCAAGAATAAACTCATCACAATGCTCGTTTTGTCTTGCTCTGTTTTCGTTATAGAATCTCTGATAAGTTATGATTATGTCTGTAATATGAAAGAACACAATG
This region of Brassica napus cultivar Da-Ae chromosome C5, Da-Ae, whole genome shotgun sequence genomic DNA includes:
- the LOC106423837 gene encoding probable sucrose-phosphate synthase 2, with product METPREECLGTAMLTSLRIDLSRINLYIVLISLHGLIRGENMEFGPDSDIGGHVQYVVEFARTLGSMPRVYRVDLC